A genome region from Candidatus Thermoplasmatota archaeon includes the following:
- a CDS encoding benzoyl-CoA reductase, bzd-type, subunit Q, producing MKEYWRWPESRWTSPEIDWRSAKVITAGVDVGSVSTQAVVMTDGKLFCYSNMRTGSDSPESARKGMDWALEGTGLKIENIHYIVGTGYGR from the coding sequence ATGAAAGAGTATTGGCGATGGCCAGAGTCAAGGTGGACTTCGCCAGAAATCGATTGGCGTAGTGCCAAAGTTATCACTGCAGGAGTCGACGTCGGCTCTGTAAGCACTCAAGCTGTTGTGATGACTGACGGTAAGCTCTTCTGCTACAGCAATATGCGAACTGGCTCAGACAGTCCTGAGAGTGCCAGGAAGGGAATGGATTGGGCACTGGAAGGAACAGGTCTTAAAATAGAAAATATTCATTACATTGTAGGAACTGGTTACGGACGAG
- a CDS encoding acyl-CoA dehydratase activase has product LSGFDQRSSAVEALSEAQQKAGLVRHQIEHITVTGAGRKDVPFANDDVTEVGASARGAVFLFPSARTVIDVGAEEGRAVRCDSSGKVIDFAINEKCAAGAGAFTEAMARALEVKLEDFGALALKSQKAIPMNAQCAIFAESEVVSLIHSKTPKEDIARAVHDAIASRIVSMVRRIGVEKDVTLVGGLAKNIGFVESLKRELNTDLLIPKEPELVGALGAALIAAERSEKKR; this is encoded by the coding sequence TTAAGTGGATTTGACCAGAGATCTTCTGCAGTCGAAGCATTAAGCGAAGCTCAGCAAAAAGCAGGTTTAGTACGTCACCAAATAGAGCATATTACAGTCACTGGTGCAGGCAGAAAAGACGTACCTTTCGCTAACGACGATGTTACAGAAGTTGGCGCATCCGCCAGAGGCGCTGTCTTTCTGTTTCCATCGGCAAGAACAGTAATTGATGTGGGTGCGGAGGAAGGCAGAGCTGTAAGGTGCGACAGCAGTGGAAAAGTTATAGACTTTGCTATAAACGAGAAATGCGCGGCTGGAGCTGGTGCATTTACAGAGGCTATGGCAAGAGCGTTAGAAGTGAAACTTGAAGATTTTGGTGCATTAGCACTCAAATCGCAAAAAGCTATACCTATGAACGCTCAGTGCGCTATTTTTGCAGAATCTGAGGTAGTCTCATTAATTCATTCAAAAACGCCCAAAGAGGATATTGCAAGGGCAGTACACGATGCGATAGCGAGCAGGATAGTTTCTATGGTGCGTAGGATAGGCGTGGAAAAAGATGTAACTCTTGTCGGCGGCTTGGCGAAAAATATTGGATTTGTAGAATCTCTGAAAAGAGAGCTGAACACCGACTTATTAATACCGAAGGAGCCTGAGTTAGTAGGCGCGCTAGGCGCAGCTCTCATCGCGGCAGAGCGTTCCGAAAAAAAGAGGTGA